A portion of the Kribbella jejuensis genome contains these proteins:
- a CDS encoding 2-hydroxyacid dehydrogenase has protein sequence MGDVVKAWLPWEDPEAFLGGVPAGIEVEWFAGGERPKSLEQVEFYVPSYMGGGDVFDVVREMPSLKVVQLQTAGFEHVQSRLADDVTLCNARGVHDASTAELAVGLIIASFRNLPRAVRDQERQVWPNSYDQVDDSLADRTVLILGYGAIGEALERRLSGFECDVIRVARRERDGVHPLTELPELLPRADVVVLLTPATPETTRMVDATFLKRMKDGALLVNVARGVVVDTDALVAELGTGRIRAALDVTDPEPLPAGHPLWSAPNVLINPHRGGASTAFAPRVARLVRAQMERYASGEPLINVVGGPPR, from the coding sequence ATGGGTGATGTGGTGAAGGCATGGCTGCCGTGGGAGGATCCCGAGGCGTTCCTCGGCGGGGTCCCCGCGGGGATCGAGGTGGAGTGGTTCGCCGGTGGCGAGCGGCCGAAGTCGCTCGAGCAGGTGGAGTTCTACGTGCCGAGCTACATGGGCGGCGGTGACGTGTTCGACGTCGTCCGGGAGATGCCCTCGCTGAAGGTCGTCCAGCTGCAGACCGCCGGGTTCGAGCACGTCCAGTCGCGGCTCGCCGACGACGTGACGCTCTGCAACGCCCGCGGCGTGCACGACGCGTCGACGGCCGAGCTGGCGGTCGGGCTGATCATCGCCTCGTTCCGCAACCTGCCGCGCGCGGTCCGCGACCAGGAGCGCCAGGTCTGGCCGAACTCCTACGACCAGGTCGACGACTCGCTCGCCGACCGGACCGTGCTGATCCTCGGGTACGGCGCGATCGGCGAGGCGCTGGAGCGCCGGCTGAGCGGGTTCGAGTGCGACGTGATCCGGGTCGCGCGGCGGGAGCGGGACGGCGTACACCCGCTGACCGAGCTGCCGGAGCTGCTGCCGCGCGCGGATGTCGTCGTGCTGCTGACTCCGGCGACGCCGGAGACCACACGGATGGTGGACGCGACGTTCCTGAAACGGATGAAGGACGGCGCCCTGCTGGTGAACGTCGCTCGCGGTGTCGTCGTGGACACCGACGCGCTGGTCGCCGAGCTCGGCACCGGCCGGATCCGGGCCGCGTTGGACGTGACCGACCCCGAGCCGTTGCCTGCCGGACATCCGCTGTGGTCTGCTCCGAACGTGCTGATCAATCCGCACCGCGGCGGGGCCTCGACGGCGTTCGCGCCGCGGGTCGCCAGGCTGGTGCGGGCGCAAATGGAGCGCTACGCGTCCGGGGAACCGTTGATCAATGTGGTGGGGGGTCCACCACGGTAG